The sequence below is a genomic window from Streptomyces sp. NBC_00289.
GGGATCCATCAGATTCATCCGGACGGGCATTCGCCGGTGTTTGGCAGCGGATACTCAAGGGTCGTCCTGAGGTCTGGCGGTCAGCTTATCGGCGCAATGTCGTCGATCATCTGTGGGGTCAGTACGGGGAGCTGGTCGACAAAGCCAGTGGGCGGTGGCCAGAACTGTGGGCTTACCAGGTGAATCGCCGCCACACATTCGGAATGGAGTTCCTTCTCGATCAATGCGAAATGGTTGCCGATGTTTACCTTCCCGAGGTAGTGCGCCGACTGCCTGCTATGGCGTGCCTCCGAGAGGCGATAGCCGATCATCAGACATTGGTAAATGACATCATTTCCGTCTCGAAAGAGGAAGGAGATGGAGATTATCATAATTTCATCCTGCTCACGGAGAGTCATGAGTCCATAGCCCGACAGGTGGCTCTCGATAAAGCAAATGCTGTAGCCACAAAACTCTTCAAGCGTGTAATTACAGCGCGCGAGGAGCTAACGGATCAACTGAAGGTTCTCCCGATCACCGATCAGGAGCGCCGCGATGCTTCGCGCATCGCTGACGATTACCTCGTTACAGTGAGGGCAAATTACGATTACTACTTTGACTCGATGGTGCGCAGGTATGATCTTTCGGGTTCAGTAATCGCCGAGTGACGATTGGGTCAGGTTTCGGGTGGCCCGCGGATGCGAAGGACGCACCCTTCGCTAAGCTAAACGTACCGGCGAAGCGAAATTGAGGCGCGATGTGATCCGTAACACATCTTGAGACAGTAGTTTCCTGATGCTACGGCCGGACTTTAGCGTCGCCGCAGGTCAGCGTCCTGCGGGCTGCGGCAGCAAATTACTGATGCCTGATATTGCATCCCGCCTCCGATCCGCTGACCAGCCAGGAACGATTCGACTGCGAGTACGGCAAATCTGTTTCCGCTCGAAGCCTCGGTCGCGAAGTCTGGCTGCAGTACTGGCCGGAAGCCTATGTCAAGAAATGCCGACCTGATTAAGAGAGCTTCGTATCAGGACCTTCCGTCGATCGCTATCAGAATGAGGCTCAAGTGTTCGTCGTGATGAGCTGCGGACGCTGGAACACTGCGTTCTCATTGAGAGGTAGTTAGAATTGAATTCACGTGAGAGATTTCCTGCGCCAGCTCTCCGTGTCCTGCTTGCTGCTCCTCGTGGTTTTTGTGCGGGTGTGGACCGCGCAGTCCTGGCGGTGGAGCATGCTCTGGAGCAATATGGGGCGCCGGTGTATGTGCGCAAGCAGATCGTGCACAACAAGTATGTCGTGCAGACTCTGGAACAGAAGGGGGCGGTCTTCGTCGATGAGACGGAGGAGGTGCCCGAGGGCTCGATCGTGGTCTTCTCGGCCCACGGCGTTGCTCCCTCTGTGCACGACGAGGCGAAGGCCAACAGGCTGGCCACCATCGACGCGACCTGCCCGCTGGTGACCAAGGTCCACAAGGAGGCGGTGCGGTTCGCCGACGAGGGCTACGACATCCTCCTTATCGGCCATGAGGGGCATGAAGAGGTTGTCGGCACCATGGGCGAGGCCCCGGACCGGATCCATCTGGTCGACGGCGCCGGGGACGTCGCAGGCGTTCAGGTCCGTGACGAGTCCAAGGTCGTCTGGCTCTCCCAGACCACGCTGTCGGTGGATGAGACCATGGCCACTGTCGGTGAGCTGAAGAAGCGCTTTCCGCTGCTGGTCAGTCCGCCCAGTGATGACATTTGCTACGCCGCCCAGAACCGTCAGGCGGTGGTGAAGCAGATCGCCCCCGAGACCGACCTGCTGATCGTGGTCGGCTCCAAAAACTCCCACAACTCCTCCGCTCTGGTTGAGGTCGGCCTGGAGTACGGGGCCAAGGCCGCCTACCTGGTCGACTTCGCCGATGAGATGGACGAGGCCTGGCTGGAGGGCGCCTGCACGGTCGGTGTGACCAGCGGTGCATCGGTGCCGGAGATCCTGGTTGAGGGCGTGCTGGAGTGGCTCGCCAAGTGCGGCTACGGCGACGTGCAGACCGTCCGCACGGTGACCGAGAGCCAGCATTTCGCACTGCCACGCGAACTGCTGCGCACCCGAGCCGAGCTGCTGCGAGCCGCAGAGTCAACGCCGCCTTCCGCACCTGCTGATACGGACGGGTGAGGCGATGACCGCGATCCCGCTCGGGATGCCGTCCGTTCCGGTCAAGCTCGCCGGCCGCCGCAAGAGCCGCAAGATCCAAGTCGGGTCGGTGGCGGTGGGCGGCGACGCGCCGGTCTCCGTCCAGTCCATGACCACCACCGTCACCGCGGACATCGGCGCCACGCTGCAGCAGATCGCCGAGCTCACCGCCTCCGGCTGCCAGATCGTGAGGGTGGCGTGTCCGTCGCAGGACGATGCCGACGCGCTCGCGACCATCGCGAGGAAGTCACAGATCCCGGTGATCGCGGACATCCACTTCCAGCCGAAGTACGTGTTCGCGGCGATCGACGCGGGCTGTGCGGCGGTGCGGGTGAACCCGGGCAACATCCGGCAGTTCGACGACAGGGTGAAGGAGATTGCAAAGGCGGCCTCGGAGGCGGGGGTGCCGATCCGGATCGGTGTGAACGCCGGGTCGCTGGACAGGCGGCTGCTGGAGAAGTACGGCAAGGCCACGCCCGAGGCGCTGGTGGAGTCGGCGCTGTGGGAATGCTCGCTGTTCGAGGAGCACGGTTTTACGGACATCAAGATCTCGGTGAAGCACAACGACCCTGTCGTGATGGTAGGCGCCTACCGGTTGCTGGCGGCGCAGTGCGACTACCCGCTGCACCTGGGGGTGACGGAGGCGGGTCCGGCGTTCCAGGGCACGATCAAGTCGGCGGTGGCGTTCGGTGCGCTGCTCAGCGAGGGCATCGGGGACACGATCCGGGTGTCGCTGTCGGCGCCGCCGGCGGAGGAGGTCAAGGTCGGCATCCAGATCCTTCAGTCGCTGAACCTGCGGCAGCGCCGCCTGGAGATCGTCTCCTGCCCGTCGTGCGGGAGGGCGCAGGTGGATGTGTACAAGCTGGCCGACCAGGTGACGGCGGGTCTGGAGGGCATGGAGGTGCCGCTGCGGGTGGCGGTGATGGGCTGTGTCGTCAACGGGCCGGGCGAGGCGCGGGAGGCGGATCTCGGTGTCGCGTCGGGCAACGGCAAGGGGCAGATCTTCGTGAAGGGCGAGGTCATCAAGACCGTGCCGGAGTCGAAGATCGTCGAGACCCTGATCGAAGAGGCCCTGAAACTCGCCGAACAGATGCAGAGCGACGGCGTCGCCTTCGGTGACTCGGGTGGTACCGGGCGGCCCACTGTCACCGCAGTCGGCTGACGAGGTGAAGTGAAAATCAACTACGAGAGCGAAACGCACCACATGGCGAACACCCTTTCAGGCCCTTGCGTCCCCCCTCTTGCTGTGCCGGTTCTCCTGGACCGCGGCAGATCCCTGTGCATGCCGCCGTTGCGGGAGGCTGTGGCTCGGCTGGCCGCACCGATTGATACCGTCGCCGCCTACCACTTCGGTTGGACCGACCGGCACGGCTGCCCCGCCTCGGGCGACGGCGGCAAGGGACTGCGGCCCGCGTTAGCCCTGCTGTCGGCGGAGGCGGTCGGCGCCGGCTCGGAGACCGGGGTGCCGGGCGGGGTCGCGGTCGAACTGGTGCACAACTTTTCCCTGTTGCACGACGACGTGATGGACGGCGACGAGACCCGGCGGCACCGGGCCACGGCCTGGACCGTCTTCGGGGCCGCACAGGCCGTCCTGGCCGGTGACGCCCTGCTCGCCCTGGCCACTGAGGTCCTGCTCGATGCGCCGGACAGTTCGACCGCGAGCGCCGCCGACGCCGCCCGCGCGGTCCGGCGGATCACCACGGCCACCCGTCGGCTGATCGACGGCCAGGCGCAGGATCTGTCTTTCGAGCAGCGTGACCGGGTTACTGTCGCCGAGTGCCTGGAGATGGAGGGCAACAAGACCGGCGCGCTGCTTGCTGCGGCCTGTGCTATCGGCGCGGTGCTGGCCGGGGCCGATGACCGCACGGCAGACGCCCTGGGCCGTTACGGGCACGACTTGGGGCTGGCCTTCCAGGCGGTGGATGACCTGCTCGGCATCTGGGGTACCACCGAGGTCACCGGCAAGCCGCGCTGGGGCGATCTGCGTCGGCGTAAGAAGTCGCTGCCGGTGGCCGTGGCGCTCGCCGACGGCGGCCCGGCCTCCCGCCGGCTGGCCGAACTGCTCGCCGACCCGCAGCCCCGCGCCGAAGAGGACGGGAAGCAGCTCGCCGTCCGCGCTGACCTGATCGAGCAGGCCGGCGGCCGCGCCTGGGCCCGTGACGAGGCCCGTCGCCGTCACACAGGCGCTTTGGCCGCCCTGGACGAGGTGCCCATGCCGGACCAGATACGTGAGTACTTCGTCGCCCTCGCCGAATTCGTCGTCGTGCGGGAGAGGTGACCGAAACGCCATGACCTTCACGACTGGCACCACCGCCAGCGACGCTGGCCTTCCGGCTCCGGAACACACAAACCAGCCACAGGATGCCGGCGCCACGGCACGCTCCACCCTGCTGGGGGCGATCCAGTCCCCCCGGGCTCTTGACTCACTCACGCCCCACCAACTGCCACTCCTGGCTCAGGAGATCCGGGACTTCCTGATCGGCACGGTCTCCCAGACCGGCGGGCACCTCGGCCCCAACTTGGGCGTGGTGGAACTCACCATCGCCCTGCACCGTATCTTCCACTCCCCCCGCGACCGGATCCTGTTCGACACCGGCCACCAGACCTACATCCACAAGCTCCTCACCGGCCGCCACGACTTTTCCCAGCTACGCTTCAGAGACGGCCTGTCCGGCTATCCGTGCAGGGCCGAGTCCGAGCACGACGTCATCGAGAACAGCCACGCCTCCACCGTCCTCGGCTGGGCCGACGGCCTGGCCAAGGCCCACCAGCTGCAGGGCTTCGACGACCGTGCGGTGGTCGCGGTGATCGGCGACGGCGCCCTGACCGGAGGCATGGCCTGGGAAGCCCTCAACAACATCGCCGCCGCCAAGGACCGCCCGGTCATCATCGTCGTCAACGACAATCAGCGCTCCTACTCCCCGACCATCGGCGGCCTCGCCCACCACCTCGCCACACTGCGCACCACCCAGGGCTACCAGCGCTTCCTGACCTGGGGCAAGGAGGCACTGGAGCGCATTCCGGCGGTCGGCCGGCCGCTCTTCAACACCCTGCACGGCGCCACAAAGGGCCCGACGGACGTCATTTCGCCGCAGGGCCTGTTCGAGGACCTGGGGCTGAAGTACCTCGGCCCGGTCGACGGCCACGACATCGCCGCGCTGGGGGCGGCCCTGCGCCGGGCTCGCGACCTTGGCGGCCCGGTGATCGTGCACTGCCTGACCCAGAAGGGCCGCGGCTACCTGCCCGCCGCGCAGCACGAGGAGGACCGCTTCCACGCCGTCGGTGTCATCCACCCGGACACCGGCCTGCCACTCAAGGCCCCGGCCAGGGACTGGACCAGCGTGTTCGGCCAGGAGATGGCCGCCCTTGGCCGGGAGCGCGAGGACATTGTCGCGATCACCGCGGCGATGCTGCACCCGGTGGGCCTGGGCCCGTTCGCCCAGCAGTTTCCCGAGCGGGTCTTCGACGTGGGCATCGCCGAACAGCACGCCGCGGTCTCCGCCGCGGGACTTGCTACTGGCGGACTGCACCCGGTGGTCGCGGTGTACGCGACCTTCCTCAACCGTGCCTTCGACCAGCTCCTCATGGACATCGCCCTGCACCAGTGCGGGGTCACCTTCGTACTGGACCGGGCCGGCATCACCGGCCCCGACGGAGCCAGCCACCACGGCATGTGGGACCTGTCCATCCTGCAGGTCGTCCCCGGCCTGCAGATCGCCGCCCCGCGCGACGCCGACCAGCTGCGCGCCCAGCTCCGCGAAGCCGTCGCCGTCGACGACGCCCCCACCGTCATCCGCTACCCCAAGGGCGCCGTCGGCCCCGCCGTCCCGGCCCTCGGCCGGATCGGCGGCATGGACGTGCTGCACGACAACACCCAGCCGACCGGCACGCCCGCCCTATCCGGGGAGGGCAGCGCCGCCCGGCGGGCCGATGTACTGCTGGTCGCGGTCGGCGCCATGGCGCCCACCTGCCTGGAGGCGGCGAAGCTGCTGGCCGCCCAGGGCGTCACCAGCACCGTGATCGACCCCCGCTGGGTCAAGCCCGTCGACCCAGCGTTGCCCGGCCTCGCCGCCCAGTACCGTGCCGTGGTCACCGTCGAGGACAACAGTCGAACCGGAGGGGTCGGCACCGCGATCGCCCAGGCCCTGCGCGACGCCGCTGTACACGTGCCGCTACGCAACATGGGCATACCGCAACGATTCCTCCCCCACGCCACACGCGAGGAACTCCTCACCGAGACCGGGCTCACCGCCGACGGCATCACCCGCCAGATCACCGCCCTGCTGACAGAGCGCAAGGACTGACCCGGTGACCTATGCAACGAAACCTGCGAAATGTCTGGATCGGGTGATCATCTGGTGCGACTAAGAGGTCACGCAGATTGGTGGCGGTGCAGTTTGGCGGGTTCAGTTCTCCCAGCGCAGATACCAAGTCGGCTTGGTCACTGTGCGTGCTGAGAATCCGTCGCGGGTGGCTTCCGCCTCGGTCGTACTGACGTAACGCAGCCAGTCGAGTTGCCAGCCGAGTTCTTCCTGTACTGCCCTGTCCTGATCGTCGTTGCATGCGTGAGCTGCGCGGGCGATGCCGCCCGTCGCGAAGTTCGCGGCCGCTTCAGCGTCTTTGGGGTCGCCGAAGAA
It includes:
- the dxs gene encoding 1-deoxy-D-xylulose-5-phosphate synthase, yielding MTFTTGTTASDAGLPAPEHTNQPQDAGATARSTLLGAIQSPRALDSLTPHQLPLLAQEIRDFLIGTVSQTGGHLGPNLGVVELTIALHRIFHSPRDRILFDTGHQTYIHKLLTGRHDFSQLRFRDGLSGYPCRAESEHDVIENSHASTVLGWADGLAKAHQLQGFDDRAVVAVIGDGALTGGMAWEALNNIAAAKDRPVIIVVNDNQRSYSPTIGGLAHHLATLRTTQGYQRFLTWGKEALERIPAVGRPLFNTLHGATKGPTDVISPQGLFEDLGLKYLGPVDGHDIAALGAALRRARDLGGPVIVHCLTQKGRGYLPAAQHEEDRFHAVGVIHPDTGLPLKAPARDWTSVFGQEMAALGREREDIVAITAAMLHPVGLGPFAQQFPERVFDVGIAEQHAAVSAAGLATGGLHPVVAVYATFLNRAFDQLLMDIALHQCGVTFVLDRAGITGPDGASHHGMWDLSILQVVPGLQIAAPRDADQLRAQLREAVAVDDAPTVIRYPKGAVGPAVPALGRIGGMDVLHDNTQPTGTPALSGEGSAARRADVLLVAVGAMAPTCLEAAKLLAAQGVTSTVIDPRWVKPVDPALPGLAAQYRAVVTVEDNSRTGGVGTAIAQALRDAAVHVPLRNMGIPQRFLPHATREELLTETGLTADGITRQITALLTERKD
- a CDS encoding 4-hydroxy-3-methylbut-2-enyl diphosphate reductase, which gives rise to MNSRERFPAPALRVLLAAPRGFCAGVDRAVLAVEHALEQYGAPVYVRKQIVHNKYVVQTLEQKGAVFVDETEEVPEGSIVVFSAHGVAPSVHDEAKANRLATIDATCPLVTKVHKEAVRFADEGYDILLIGHEGHEEVVGTMGEAPDRIHLVDGAGDVAGVQVRDESKVVWLSQTTLSVDETMATVGELKKRFPLLVSPPSDDICYAAQNRQAVVKQIAPETDLLIVVGSKNSHNSSALVEVGLEYGAKAAYLVDFADEMDEAWLEGACTVGVTSGASVPEILVEGVLEWLAKCGYGDVQTVRTVTESQHFALPRELLRTRAELLRAAESTPPSAPADTDG
- a CDS encoding polyprenyl synthetase family protein translates to MANTLSGPCVPPLAVPVLLDRGRSLCMPPLREAVARLAAPIDTVAAYHFGWTDRHGCPASGDGGKGLRPALALLSAEAVGAGSETGVPGGVAVELVHNFSLLHDDVMDGDETRRHRATAWTVFGAAQAVLAGDALLALATEVLLDAPDSSTASAADAARAVRRITTATRRLIDGQAQDLSFEQRDRVTVAECLEMEGNKTGALLAAACAIGAVLAGADDRTADALGRYGHDLGLAFQAVDDLLGIWGTTEVTGKPRWGDLRRRKKSLPVAVALADGGPASRRLAELLADPQPRAEEDGKQLAVRADLIEQAGGRAWARDEARRRHTGALAALDEVPMPDQIREYFVALAEFVVVRER
- the ispG gene encoding flavodoxin-dependent (E)-4-hydroxy-3-methylbut-2-enyl-diphosphate synthase; translation: MTAIPLGMPSVPVKLAGRRKSRKIQVGSVAVGGDAPVSVQSMTTTVTADIGATLQQIAELTASGCQIVRVACPSQDDADALATIARKSQIPVIADIHFQPKYVFAAIDAGCAAVRVNPGNIRQFDDRVKEIAKAASEAGVPIRIGVNAGSLDRRLLEKYGKATPEALVESALWECSLFEEHGFTDIKISVKHNDPVVMVGAYRLLAAQCDYPLHLGVTEAGPAFQGTIKSAVAFGALLSEGIGDTIRVSLSAPPAEEVKVGIQILQSLNLRQRRLEIVSCPSCGRAQVDVYKLADQVTAGLEGMEVPLRVAVMGCVVNGPGEAREADLGVASGNGKGQIFVKGEVIKTVPESKIVETLIEEALKLAEQMQSDGVAFGDSGGTGRPTVTAVG